A region from the Medicago truncatula cultivar Jemalong A17 chromosome 6, MtrunA17r5.0-ANR, whole genome shotgun sequence genome encodes:
- the LOC25496953 gene encoding uncharacterized protein: protein MEIETNQAMVVTKKVWNTLRIILFMFTKNIAKSKMVAQLNLLLKRSKLAAIKAIANTLALRHHSTASFVSPHDYEFSCSNSPTAIKFHSKNNNYHRGRHHNDVSTIQKVLEILNDIDVSSFSSPSPLVAFPGFGKSPIGKKIRVTDSPFPLKEEEGDDHSHVDVAAEEFIKRFYKNLKLQQKLVAIQSPYNNSHNR, encoded by the coding sequence ATGGAAATTGAAACAAACCAAGCAATGGTAGTTACAAAGAAAGTATGGAACACACTACGTATAATTTTGTTCATGTTTACAAAAAACATAGCCAAAAGCAAAATGGTAGCACAATTAAATCTCTTGTTAAAACGTAGCAAACTCGCCGCCATCAAAGCCATAGCCAACACTCTAGCTCTCCGCCACCACTCGACTGCCTCCTTCGTCTCTCCCCACGACTACGAGTTCAGCTGCAGCAACAGCCCCACTGCCATTAAATTCCACAGCAAAAATAATAACTATCACCGCGGCCGCCACCACAACGATGTTTCAACCATTCAAAAGGTTCTAGAAATCCTCAATGATATTgatgtttcttctttttcttctccttctcctttaGTGGCATTTCCTGGTTTTGGAAAAAGTCCCATTGGGAAAAAAATTAGAGTCACTGATTCTCCATTTCCTCTCAAGGAAGAAGAAGGGGAtgatcatagtcatgttgatgTTGCAGCTGAAGAATTTATTAAAAGGTTTTATAAAAATCTCAAATTGCAACAAAAATTAGTTGCGATTCAGTCACCTTACAACAACTCCCACAATAGATAG
- the LOC25496952 gene encoding uncharacterized protein, with amino-acid sequence MEIETNQAMVVTKKVWNTLRIILFMFTKNIAKSKMVAQFNLLLKRSKLAAIKAIANTLTLRHHSSSSFVSPHDYEFSCSNNPAVIKFHNKNKNHRHSCHHNDVSTMQKVLEILNDVDATFSSPSPLVAFPGFGKSPIGKKIRVTDSPFPLKDEEGDDHSHVDVAAEEFIKRFYKNLNLQQKLAAIQSPYNNSRNR; translated from the coding sequence ATGGAAATTGAAACAAACCAAGCAATGGTAGTTACAAAGAAAGTATGGAACACACTACGTATAATTTTGTTCATGTTTACAAAAAACATAGCCAAAAGCAAAATGGTAGCACAATTTAATCTCTTGCTAAAACGTAGCAAACTCGCCGCCATCAAAGCTATAGCCAACACTCTCACTCTCCGCCACCACTCGTCTTCCTCCTTCGTCTCACCCCACGACTACGAGTTCAGCTGCAGCAACAACCCTGCCGTCATTAAATtccacaacaaaaataaaaaccaccGCCATAGCTGCCACCACAACGATGTTTCCACCATGCAAAAGGTTCTAGAAATCCTCAATGATGTTGATGCTactttttcttctccttctcctttaGTGGCATTTCCTGGATTTGGAAAGAGTCCCATTGGGAAAAAAATTAGAGTCACTGATTCACCTTTTCCCCTaaaggatgaagaaggtgatgatcatagtcatgttgatgTTGCAGCTGAAGAATTTATTAAAAGGTTTTATAAAAATCTCAACTTGCAGCAAAAATTAGCCGCGATTCAGTCACCTTACAACAACTCCCGCAATAGATAG
- the LOC25496954 gene encoding uncharacterized protein → MDIETNQAMVVTKKVWNTLRIILFMFTKNIAKSKMVAQLNLLLKRGKLAAIKAIANTLTLRHHSSASFVSPHDYEFSCSNSPAFIKFHNKNKNHHHGRHRNDVSTIQKVLEILNDVDASSFSSPSPLVTFPGFGKTPIGKKIRVTDSPFPLKVDEGDDHSYVDVAAEEFIKRFYKNLNLQEKLVAFQSPYTNRDR, encoded by the coding sequence atggatattGAAACAAACCAAGCAATGGTAGTTACAAAGAAAGTATGGAACACACTACGTATAATTTTGTTCATGTTTACAAAAAACATTGCCAAAAGCAAAATGGTAGCACAATTAAATCTCTTGCTAAAACGTGGCAAACTCGCCGCTATCAAAGCCATAGCCAACACTCTCACTCTCCGCCACCACTCGTCCGCCTCCTTTGTCTCTCCCCACGACTATGAGTTCAGCTGCAGCAACAGCCCCGCGTTCATTAAATtccacaacaaaaataaaaaccaccACCATGGTCGCCACCGCAACGATGTTTCCACCATTCAAAAGGTTCTTGAAATCCTCAATGATGTTGAtgcttcttcattttcttctccttctcctttaGTGACATTTCCTGGATTTGGAAAAACTCCCATTGGGAAAAAAATTAGAGTCACTGATTCGCCATTTCCTCTAAAGGTAGATGAAGGTGATGATCATAGTTATGTTGATGTTGCAGCGGAAGAATTTATTAAAAGGTTTTATAAGAATCTTAACTTGCAAGAGAAATTAGTGGCTTTTCAATCACCTTACACCAACCGCGACAGATAG